Part of the Clostridium taeniosporum genome is shown below.
GAAATGTAATGTTGGCAGAACCGAGCAAATTATTAGAATTGTAATCGGCATATCAATCGTTCTTATAGGTTTATATTTCAGAAACTGGTGGGGTATTATTGGCCTAGTACCGATAATAACAGGTTCGATTCGTTATTGCCCTATTAGTAACATCTTAAGGATTTCGACTTGCGATATTAAAGAAAAGCAATAGTTCTCTCACCTATGGCCTTAGATTGTAAGGCCATTTTAGTATTGTGAATTATTCATACAATGGTATTAGCTTTATTTGATTAACACCACCAGTATATTTTCTACCTTCCATTTCCTCTTTAATCCATTCTTTTGCTTTTCCTTCTGTTTCTGTAACAACACATGGTATGTCTAAATTCTCTGCAAAACACTGCATAACTACTAAATACATATTAATTGCTCTTTAACTTTTTCAATTATTGAATCAACTATTAAAATTCCAGTTCTACTATATTTTTCTTTTTGTTCTGTTTTATTACAACAAAATATTAAATAATCTAACTGCTTTAACCAAACCTTTTCTTGTATATTTATTTAGCAATGTAATAACTCACTTTCTACTCAATATCTACAAATTGTACATTTAATAAGAATTGCATAAATAATATGGCATTTCTTATTTATGTTTGTAATTTAAATATTAGATTTAGTTTTTGAATAAAGTTCTGCCCATGCTGGAAAAAATCCTGCATTAATAGCTATATTTTGTGAATGAAAATGGGATTCTACTGTTCCATAAAATGGTATCTTGCCTCGTTTAAAAATCTCATTCTTTAAAAGCGTAACTAAGTTTGTTCCTATACCTCTACCACGATACTCAGGCAAAACATCTATGCCTATTTGCCACATGGTTTTACTATCTGAACTTGCTCCTGCCATACCCATTATGTTATCTCCATCATAAGCCGCAACTGCAAGCACATCTGGATTATTTTCATCAAAACCAAGAGCTTCTCTAAATCTATCATCATTATTAAATTGTAAAATATCTTCATACTCATACCATTTTACATTTGTAATAGGCTCTATACACATCACATTTGGATTTGGTAGATAGTAGTGATGTATATCTGCTATTTCATGTCCAAATTCTTGCAATTTCTTATCGATTAATCGTAATTTAGGATATTCAAAAAGCCACGCAGCATTTCGATTCAACAGTTTTTCTTTACACCAAGGTATAATTCTTGGTGCTGTGCTTATAATTGCTCTGCCACCAAAACAAAGTATTTTTAAAAAGCAGCCATCATTACCATAAATGCGTCTGCCATCCATCATATTTTTTTCAACTATTGTATTTTTTTCTTTTTCAAAATCAGACAGTTGACAATTATAGTCCAGTGCCAACTGAGACTTAGCAATTTCTAAAATTTCAGTCTTTGTGTACATAGTATCCCTCTCCATCTAAATTAAACTATTTTTCCAAATTACTATTTATCTTAAATTGACATTTATTTTATCATTCTTCCCATTGTAATTTCATCATGATATGTTCCATCTTTAAGTTTAAATGCATTTTTTGTAGTCCCCTAAACTTCAAAGCCAAACTTTTTATATAAAACCTGTGCTTTCTTATTATCTGCAAGTTCACCATTTACAAATGCAGCAATCATCATATCTTTATCAATAATCTTTATTCTTAATTATTTTATTTCCTATAACTTTATACTCAGTAGGATATTCCTCTAATTTAAAAGGTATTGGAGTTCCCTCTATTCTATTATTTTCAGCTAAATACCTTATATGAACATTTTCATATTTTTCAAAACTAAATTTTTTAGATTATCTTATTCTAATTTCGTACATTTATTAATCCAACTCCAACCTCTAAATCAAAAGTATAAGTTTCCTCACCTGATGTTTTTGCATCAATATTACAATGTCCAAGGCCTTTTTCTGCTAATAACTTAACTGGAGAATTTACAGGTATTGTAATATCAATATCACCTACTCCTCCTTCATATTTAAGATTTCCTCCTACTTCTGCCATTTTAAGATTTAATTTTCCCACGCCTCCTTTAATTTTAATATCTCCACACTTTTCCTTTAAATTTAAATCAAAATTTCCAGCTCCTGAATCTAAATTTAACTTATCAAATTTAATATCTTCACATTTTGATTTTACTGAACCACCACTAATATCAATATTTTTAACTTTTATTCCTTCTATATCTACTGTTCCTGCCCCCTGCTCAAATACAAAATTTCCGTTAAACTTTGAAGGAACTAAAATATCAAATTTAGATCCATTACTTTCAGCATCCATATCAAGTCCTTTTAACTTATCTCTTTTTTCAATTATTTGAATTTTATTACCATTTTTATTTATATCAAGATCTTTACTTTTTTCAGAAAGTTCACCTGTTACTTTCACTTCTTCCCCATCATAATTCTTAATAGATACCTTTGCTGCACAGATTTCTATATCAATATCAGTTGCATTATCAAGATTTATTTTTTCATCTATAACTTTATTTTTATTTAAAGTTTCATTTTCTTGATTAGAGATAGTGTTTTTAGTTTTAGAATTAATATTACATCCTATAGATGAAATTAATACTATTCCTACAATAGCTAAAATTAATACTTTCTTCATTATCATTACCCCTTAAATATAATAAAATTTATTTATCTGTTATTTAATTATATAACAGAAATTCCCTATATATATTAATTTTCACTTAATTTGGGTGATATAATATGCAACTAATCATAATAAATAGTTACATCTACAGAAAAACTTATCTAATTAATTTCATATCTAACAATTTATATTTACTTCTTACAATTAATAAAATCTACATACAGTTAATATACTTTACATACAATTTATCGAAAATTAAAACTTACTTTAAGCCCTTTATATAAAGGATTAGATAATATTTATACAAAGAGTTTATAATAAAAATTTAAATAGAGCCATTAAGACAACAAAAATTAGATAGGTAAATAAAATTTTATAACTCATACAATTTTACTTTTATGTTATATTATGTTAAATTGTTAATGGAAGTTCAATATGGTTTCCAATAACACAATTGTTTTATACCTTCATATTGAATTAAACAGACAGTTGTAGATTTAGAATAAAGGATGATTAATTTGCATAGTTTATATATTATTCCAGGACTAATAAATATTTTAATTGTACTTTCTTTTGTAATTTTTATTATAGTAAGTTTAGCTACTATAGTAAAATATATAAAAAAAATTGATACTACACTTGAAAAAATAAATTCTTATATTGAAAAAAAGGACAAATTATAAAATATTCATGTTATTAAAATAGTCCTTCTAAGCTCATTTTTGTATGCCTATTTACTGAAATATATATCCCTATTCTTAGCTATAAGCTCTAAATAATAAGCCTCACAGAGTTTAATAAAATGTTAAGGTGGAGCATTTTGATTTAACATAGATCATACTGAACTAGAAAGAGATGAATCATGTATATGAAAATCGAAGAACTTAAAGGAAATAATTGAGTTTAAAATTTTTATTTCTAAAGAAAATGAAAAGTTCTTTGGTATTCTTATATTTTTATTTGGAATCTTTCTGGTATTGATTAAATACCTTTAATATAACAAAAAGTCTTTATATTGTAACTCTCCAAAGAACCACTATATAAAGACCTTCCCCAAATAAAATATTAGAATTACACACATATTGATAATTTTCATTAATTGGCTACAAATTTAATATGTATTTTATTAATTCAAAAAATATTTAAATTTAGATATTTTTACAACAAATGATAGCTTAATAAAGCTATGTACTCTTATATAAACAATGTTTATACTTTTATAAGATATATACTTTGTAAGGAAAATTGGAATGTTAAGAAATTTAGTCAAAATCCCTTTTAGTTGATTTGTTCCTGTTCCACATTTACATACATCTCATGTTAAGGTTAAACGCCTT
Proteins encoded:
- a CDS encoding DUF4097 family beta strand repeat-containing protein, which encodes MKKVLILAIVGIVLISSIGCNINSKTKNTISNQENETLNKNKVIDEKINLDNATDIDIEICAAKVSIKNYDGEEVKVTGELSEKSKDLDINKNGNKIQIIEKRDKLKGLDMDAESNGSKFDILVPSKFNGNFVFEQGAGTVDIEGIKVKNIDISGGSVKSKCEDIKFDKLNLDSGAGNFDLNLKEKCGDIKIKGGVGKLNLKMAEVGGNLKYEGGVGDIDITIPVNSPVKLLAEKGLGHCNIDAKTSGEETYTFDLEVGVGLINVRN
- a CDS encoding GNAT family N-acetyltransferase, producing MALDYNCQLSDFEKEKNTIVEKNMMDGRRIYGNDGCFLKILCFGGRAIISTAPRIIPWCKEKLLNRNAAWLFEYPKLRLIDKKLQEFGHEIADIHHYYLPNPNVMCIEPITNVKWYEYEDILQFNNDDRFREALGFDENNPDVLAVAAYDGDNIMGMAGASSDSKTMWQIGIDVLPEYRGRGIGTNLVTLLKNEIFKRGKIPFYGTVESHFHSQNIAINAGFFPAWAELYSKTKSNI
- a CDS encoding YgaP family membrane protein, giving the protein MKCNVGRTEQIIRIVIGISIVLIGLYFRNWWGIIGLVPIITGSIRYCPISNILRISTCDIKEKQ